One segment of Cardiocondyla obscurior isolate alpha-2009 linkage group LG15, Cobs3.1, whole genome shotgun sequence DNA contains the following:
- the LOC139108534 gene encoding uncharacterized protein, translating to MENREINVISECYVQNRDWKNLQIENEEHIVCFTRESGSWKIFLTNLKEIYTTTLTDETMFNKCQSENRLLTLEAFDWKKLVLEMLNDIPQYVHKAVRDIAERRIELRIDIPEIDVKLKFSLDFVEGTSQQFCEIVTIPLCVTSIELVRRYRALLDLVKRKDEEIAEYKAEGAQLLRQYIATKPFNEELFHDNDAESAAMVENFQSVIQLYNEINSLRVKLQSKIPSNDRSATDLKTDENALPDLSTNEPAQVLEEDKLNNDEQVHSKIEEGKVDFSSSKTSIRKINNISRTIHKVKKNKKTLNDFALSMTLNCAIIFPLSLCAWHPFNMAGHDQPDFNRSALTLDNGRVWYTGQRAEKIPSGLIGVVGHNCLGLDLSYNELTSVSGVKDFVQLRELILDNNSLDNLKTLPYMATLTTLSLNNNKISNIDKALDRIRECCPNVEYVSLLGNPGCPDQLTNPTSTDEDDYERYRLYAIHVLPASLRFLDSRRITQQERLTAEARGRYSKTVRLVPELIRNFVPNSPRVGEFDDIHFNIHYTPLPSSQRNPQDHRGAYGKCKYRYSGKNSEGNRFISNSDL from the exons atgGAAAACCGCGAAATAAATGTGATTTCTGAGTGCTACGTGCAGAACAGAGATTGGAAGAATCTCCAAATAGAGAATGAAGAGCACATAGTTTGTTTTACAAGGGAGAGTGGCTCGTGGAAAATCTTCTTAACAAACTTGAAGGAAATTTACACAACGACTCTGACGGACGAAACTATGTTTAACAAATGCCag AGCGAGAATCGCTTGTTGACCCTGGAAGCTTTTGACTGGAAGAAATTGGTGCTGGAGATGCTGAACGATATTCCTCAGTACGTGCACAAGGCTGTCCGAGATATCGCCGAGCGTCGAATAGAATTGCGAATAGATATACCGGAAATCGACGTAAAGTTAAAGTTTTCTCTGGATTTTGTCGAGGGGACGTCGCAGCAGTTTTGCGAAATTGTGACGATACCGCTTTGCGTGACGTCGATAGAGCTGGTTCGCCGATACAGGGCTCTGCTGGACCTGGTGAAGCGAAAGGACGAAGAGATCGCGGAATACAAAGCGGAGGGCGCACAATTGCTCAGGC AATATATCGCTACGAAACCGTTCAACGAGGAATTGTTTCACGATAACGATGCCGAGTCGGCTGCGATGGTGGAAAACTTTCAATCTGTGATACAGCTTTATAACGAAATAAACTCGTTGCGTGTAAAACTTCAATCTAAAATACCTTCGAACGATAGGAG CGCTACTGATTTAAAGACCGATGAGAACGCTCTTCCTGATTTGTCGACAAATGAACCTGCTCAAGTACTAGAGGAAGATAAATTGAACAACGATGAGCAAGTGCATTCAAAGATTGAGGAGGGTAAAGTCGACTTTTCGTCTAGTAAAACTTCAATtaggaaaataaataacatatcTCGCACAATACacaaggtaaaaaaaaataaaaaaacactgaacgatttt GCGTTATCTATGACATTAAACTGCGCGATAATTTTTCCGCTCTCTCTCTGTGCGTGGCATCCGTTCAACATGGCGGGCCACGATCAGCCAGACTTCAACCGGAGTGCATTGACGCTCGATAACGGACGG GTTTGGTACACCGGGCAACGAGCAGAGAAGATCCCCAGCGGGCTTATAGGAGTCGTCGGCCACAACTGCCTCGGGTTGGATCTCTCGTACAATGAACTTACTTCCGTCTCTGGCGTGAAAGACTTCGTGCAACTACGGGAACTGATTCTGGACAACAACAGCTTGGATAATCTCAAAACGCTGCCGTACATGGCAACTCTGACCACTTTAAGTCTAAACAACAACAAG ATATCCAACATCGACAAGGCTCTCGACAGAATACGAGAGTGCTGTCCCAACGTGGAGTACGTCAGTCTGTTAGGCAATCCGGGATGTCCCGATCAATTGACAAACCCGACGTCCACCGACGAGGACGATTACGAACGTTATAGGCTGTATGCCATTCACGTTCTGCCTGCGAGCCTTCGCTTCCTGGACTCCCGCAGAATCACCCAGCAGGAGAGACTGACTGCCGAGGCTCGTGGCAGATACTCGAAAACGGTCAGACTCGTTCCAGAACTGATCCGCAATTTTGTCCCCAATTCACCTCGCGTTGGCGAGTTTGACGACATACACTTTAACATTCATTACACACCTCTGCCGAGCTCACAGCGCAATCCTCAGGATCACAGAGGTGCGTACGGTAAGTGCAAGTACCGATACTCCGGCAAGAACTCGGAAGGTAACAGATTTATCTCCAACAGTGATCTTTAA